In one Magallana gigas chromosome 7, xbMagGiga1.1, whole genome shotgun sequence genomic region, the following are encoded:
- the LOC136270137 gene encoding paraneoplastic antigen Ma3-like: MSNTSIADKIKLSFENKEKEMDEELKLNFAGVSDEDGFDFAGLPNVSTPKGQLNEGENKEQKPYVPKEIQHEFNLPLKPEVMKQKGAIPKMPNKTGIKDSNPGFNLGNNTSTQVYEVTNNVTRIPQFSGDEPPQKGDVSYKEWRFEVQCLVSDPDIKPNLLIQSIRRSLRGTAKTMLIPLGERATVKQILSKLDVLFGEISTNGMIMQEFFNAFQLPGECVTTFGCRLETMLQTAIDNGYLERTAKNDLLRHKFWTSLSSENLKGQTRHKYDSIKNYDKLLLEIRRVEREIFISNSKDRKPVHQYGMSVDEDDLEEKLNKKIGELEQRLEGKMDDKFNKILEKLDGRPGTQYNRYEQGERTNYHRGSRGRGYQRGNFRGNFRGNYSDKRNYQVQDQGQRGYQATKSSNPNA; this comes from the coding sequence ATGTCTAATACATCAATAGCAGATAAGATTAAGTTGTCATTTGAAAATAAGGAGAAAGAAATGGATGAGGAATTGAAACTTAACTTTGCAGGTGTTTCAGATGAGGATGGGTTTGATTTTGCTGGTCTACCAAATGTTAGTACACCTAAGGGTCAGTTGAATGAGGGTGAAAATAAAGAGCAAAAACCTTATGTTCCTAAAGAAATTCAACATGAATTTAACTTGCCTTTAAAACCAGAAGTTATGAAACAAAAAGGTGCTATCCCGAAAATGCCCAATAAAACAGGTATTAAAGATAGTAATCCAGGTTTCAATCTTGGGAACAATACTTCCACTCAGGTTTATGAAGTCACTAATAATGTCACTAGAATTCCACAGTTCTCAGGTGATGAACCTCCTCAGAAGGGGGATGTGTCTTACAAAGAATGGCGTTTTGAGGTGCAATGTTTAGTAAGTGACCCTGACATAAAACCAAACTTGTTGATACAAAGTATAAGAAGGTCATTGAGAGGTACTGCTAAAACTATGCTCATACCGTTGGGGGAAAGAGCAACTGTTAAACAAATTCTGTCAAAACTTGATGTTTTGTTTGGTGAGATTTCAACCAACGGTATGATTAtgcaagaattttttaatgctttCCAATTACCTGGTGAGTGTGTCACAACATTTGGTTGCAGACTTGAAACCATGCTTCAGACTGCAATTGATAATGGTTATTTAGAAAGAACTGCAAAGAATGATTTGCTTAGACACAAGTTCTGGACATCGCTCagttcagagaatttaaaaggTCAAACAAGGCACAAATATGATTCCATAAAAAATTATGACAAGCTTTTATTAGAAATAAGAAGggtagagagagagatttttatttcaaactctAAGGACAGAAAACCAGTTCATCAATATGGGATGTCAGTAGATGAGGATGACTTGGAAGAGAAGTTGAACAAGAAAATAGGTGAATTAGAACAAAGATTAGAAGGTAAGATGGATGACAAATTCAACAAAATCTTAGAGAAGCTAGATGGAAGACCAGGAACCCAGTATAACAGGTATGAACAGGGAGAGAGGACAAATTACCACAGAGGTTCCAGAGGGAGAGGGTACCAAAGAGgtaatttcagaggaaatttcagaggaaattaTTCTGATAAGAGAAATTATCAAGTTCAGGATCAGGGGCAAAGAGGATACCAAGCTACAAAGTCGAGTAACCCAAACGCTTGA
- the LOC136270322 gene encoding uncharacterized protein, with product MDDCSLKRNSRICKTFLLNVFEDDEANDYDDDVVMEVVHHLLRGKKRRQRIADYFGATVPAYAPEEFSSHFRMRRETFEEVCRQIVSTGHIPQEQMRGREIIEPSKQIMISIWMLANMEGYRQISDRFNVAYSSVYRCFMRTCRALQCLSAEKIKWPTGAWANEVMQGFEKIKGFPRVLGAVDGCHIEIKAPQEKYHPLSYLNRERDYMYSVILQVNI from the exons ATGGACGATTGTAGCTTGAAACGTAATTCGCGCATATGCAAAACGTTTTTATTGAACGTATTTGAGGACGATGAGGCCAATGATTATGACGATGACGTTGTGATGGAAGTTGTCCATCATTTGCTGAGAGGAAAAAAGAGACGGCAGCGTATTGCGGATTATTTTGGTGCAACAGTGCCTGCATACGCTCCTGAGGAGTTCTCATCCCATTTCAGAATGCGAAGAGAGACTTTTGAAGAAGTCTGTAGACAg ATAGTGTCAACAGGCCACATTCCACAAGAGCAGATGCGTGGCAGGGAAATTATTGAACCCTCGAAACAGATAATGATCTCCATATGGATGTTGGCCAACATGGAAGGATACAGACAAATATCTGACAGATTTAACGTTGCGTATTCATCCGTGTATCGTTGCTTCATGCGCACATGCAGAGCTCTTCAATGCCTGTCTGCTGAAAAAATCAAGTGGCCCACTG GAGCATGGGCAAACGAGGTCATGCAAGGCTTCGAGAAGATCAAAGGGTTCCCTAGAGTTTTAGGAGCCGTCGATGGATGCCATATTGAAATTAAAGCACCCCAGGAAAAATACCATCCATTGTCCTACCTCAACAGGGAAAGGGACTACATGTACTCTGTTATATTACAGGTGAATATATAA
- the LOC117684966 gene encoding indoleamine 2,3-dioxygenase 1-like, translated as MAGNALPRALAVPWCAVSKRLGLQPVICHPELCLANVKIKDPNRFVPIEQWKVFSVPPVSIIYCDRCDPNLKTREQEEN; from the exons ATGGCAGGCAAT GCATTACCCCGGGCCCTGGCAGTGCCTTGGTGTGCGGTGTCTAAACGTCTTGGTCTCCAACCAGTTATTTGCCATCCCGAACTTTGTCTCGCTAACGTCAAAATCAAAGACCCAAACAG GTTTGTGCCCATTGAACAGTGGAAGGTCTTTTCTGTACCACCAGTGTCCATCATTTACTGTGACAGGTGTGATCCCAATCTGAAGACCCGCGAACAAGAAGAGAATTAA
- the LOC105325525 gene encoding uncharacterized protein, which translates to MMTCFVPYNLGFENITREDVINDHTRHLAQTLFGDKDKSQAILVLDGTYIYTAKSNNFRYQRRSYSIHKGRSLIKPMVIVTTTGYFVSIQGPYLADHKNNDASILENIMKTNAEDIKNWLGEDDIFIVDRGFRDALPLLVDLGIQAEMPRFLEKGQKQMSTSDANKSRLVTKIRWVVESSNARIKRWRYLDRTLPTNQIPFVGDYVRIVCALSNKFFPPLSKSPSIEEDEADAAKMLYLSKQVNYLQRLVEDNGLNRRPTQWQPVPECGIENFPTLDEEQLRNLTCGTYQLKLSRSYIQEHIDGDCDIWYHKDNDRLLRVKIQSRHTSSKQYLVWIEFSDCSVDAWYCTCRGGARVVGMCSHIAAIIWYLSKGRHEGGKYGVRDWGEHVLDAADIPPPVDESDSDASSCDSVPEE; encoded by the exons ATGATGACTTGTTTTGTCCCATATAATCTTGGATTTGAAAACATCACAAGAGAAGATGTAATCAACGACCACACACGCCATCTAGCCCAAACATTGTTCGGCGACAAAGACAAGAGTCAGGCCATACTGGTTTTAGATGGAACCTATATATACACCGCCAAGAGCAACAACTTCAGATATCAACGCCGCTCTTACAGCATCCACAAAGGAAGGTCGCTCATCAAGCCCATGGTAATCGTGACAACCACAGGCTATTTTGTCTCGATTCAAGGACCATACCTAGCAGACCATAAAAACAACGATGCGTCAATCCttgaaaatatcatgaaaacaaaTGCAGAGGACATCAAGAATTGGCTGGGTGAAGACGACATTTTCATCGTTGACAGAGGATTTAGGGATGCTTTGCCCCTGCTTGTAGATTTAGGCATTCAAGCAGAAATGCCTCGATTTTTAGAGAAGGGACAAAAACAGATGAGCACTAGTGATGCCAATAAGAGCAGACTTGTTACAAAG ATAAGATGGGTAGTTGAGTCATCCAATGCCAGAATCAAAAGGTGGCGATATTTGGACCGTACCCTCCCTACAAATCAGATCCCTTTCGTTGGAGATTATGTCAGAATTGTATGCGCCCTGTCAAATAAGTTCTTCCCACCTCTGAGCAAAAGTCCCAGTATAGAGGAAGACGAGGCAGACGCAGCAAAAATGCTTTATCTGTCTAAACAG GTAAATTATCTCCAACGATTGGTTGAAGATAATGGTCTAAACAGAAGGCCAACTCAGTGGCAGCCAGTCCCCGAGTGTGGAATAGAGAACTTCCCCACCCTGGACGAGGAGCAGTTACGAAACTTGACTTGCGGGACCTATCAACTGAAGCTTTCTCGCAGCTATATCCAAGAGCATATTGATGGGGACTGTGACATTTGGTACCATAAGGATAATGACAGGCTACTGCGGGTAAAGATTCAGAGTCGCCACACATCATCAAAACAGTACTTGGTCTGGATTGAGTTCTCTGACTGTTCGGTAGATGCATGGTACTGTACATGCAGGGGAGGTGCCAGAGTAGTGGGTATGTGCTCCCATATAGCGGCCATCATTTGGTACCTGTCAAAAGGAAGACATGAGGGAGGGAAGTACGGTGTGCGTGATTGGGGTGAGCATGTTCTTGATGCAGCAGACATTCCACCTCCCGTTGATGAGTCTGACAGTGATGCAAGCAGTTGTGACAGTGTACCCGAGGAATGA